A window from Clostridia bacterium encodes these proteins:
- a CDS encoding shikimate kinase, producing the protein MRTNLILIGFMGTGKTAIGRRLAVHLKKEFYDTDLEVEKTTGLTILQLFQKHGEIRFRSEESLVLRRLLKKENCVLATGGGIVLDADNVELMKKRGIIICLMARPEVIYQRVKKRENRPLLQKGDLKQIIKQLLTERQAYYNCADYYLDTSDLHFDEIIEKIVSLINE; encoded by the coding sequence TTGCGAACCAATCTGATTTTAATTGGTTTTATGGGTACTGGAAAAACAGCCATTGGCCGAAGATTGGCTGTACATTTGAAAAAAGAGTTTTATGATACAGACCTGGAGGTAGAAAAGACTACAGGTCTAACGATTTTGCAATTGTTTCAAAAACATGGTGAAATTAGATTTCGTTCCGAAGAAAGTTTAGTTTTAAGACGCCTTCTAAAAAAAGAAAATTGTGTTTTGGCTACTGGTGGGGGCATAGTTTTAGATGCAGATAATGTGGAATTAATGAAAAAAAGGGGAATAATTATTTGCCTAATGGCTAGACCGGAGGTAATTTATCAGCGGGTGAAAAAAAGGGAAAATCGACCTTTATTACAAAAGGGAGATCTTAAGCAAATCATTAAGCAACTACTTACAGAACGTCAAGCTTATTATAATTGTGCTGATTATTATTTGGATACATCAGATTTGCATTTTGATGAAATTATTGAAAAAATAGTGAGTTTAATAAACGAATAG
- a CDS encoding YqeG family HAD IIIA-type phosphatase — MSILKPDLVVASLADIDLNFFWKQGKRGIILDLDNTITLWNSKEIMAPELFFLEKVLALNFKICLLTNAGYKRTKIVAQRYQLPFIANAFKPRKKNFIKALEKISLLPEQVLVIGDQLFTDIWGGNRVGCYTILVTPLSIKEFPGTRLIRILEQLIKRRYF; from the coding sequence ATGAGTATTTTAAAACCAGATTTAGTAGTAGCTTCACTTGCCGATATTGATCTCAATTTCTTTTGGAAACAGGGTAAACGAGGCATAATTTTGGACCTTGATAATACAATAACTTTATGGAACAGTAAAGAAATAATGGCTCCAGAATTATTTTTTTTGGAAAAGGTTTTAGCCTTAAATTTTAAAATTTGTTTATTAACTAATGCTGGTTACAAGAGAACCAAAATTGTAGCTCAAAGGTATCAGCTCCCTTTTATAGCTAATGCTTTTAAACCTCGGAAAAAAAATTTCATCAAGGCTTTAGAAAAAATTAGCTTATTGCCAGAACAGGTTTTGGTGATTGGTGATCAGCTTTTTACAGATATTTGGGGAGGTAATCGAGTTGGCTGTTATACAATTTTGGTTACCCCACTTTCAATTAAGGAATTCCCAGGGACAAGGTTAATTAGGATTTTGGAGCAGCTTATAAAACGGAGGTATTTTTAG
- the sigK gene encoding RNA polymerase sporulation sigma factor SigK: MGLGTIIITIATLINSLLLLAYYLNNNAFPHPLSEQDEYFYLKKLQKGDLEARNVLIEHNLRLVAHIAKKFDNVHDDKDDIISIGTIGLIKAINTFNPEKGAKLATYAARCIENEILMHLRATKKNRGEVSLYDPIGVDKEGNEIALIDILGTDPDIVPDVVLTNVEFQQVLEKIKYLNPREKRVLEMRFGLNGGYRKTQREIAQQLGISRSYVSRIEKRALEKLIKELRK, from the coding sequence ATGGGTTTAGGGACAATAATTATTACTATTGCTACTTTAATTAATAGTTTATTATTACTAGCTTATTATTTAAATAATAATGCTTTTCCTCATCCACTTTCTGAACAGGATGAGTATTTTTATTTAAAAAAACTGCAAAAAGGGGATTTAGAGGCCCGTAATGTTTTAATAGAACATAATTTGCGTTTAGTAGCCCATATCGCAAAAAAATTTGACAATGTTCATGATGATAAAGATGATATTATTTCTATTGGTACTATAGGTTTAATTAAGGCCATTAATACTTTTAATCCCGAAAAAGGTGCGAAGCTGGCGACCTATGCGGCACGATGTATAGAAAATGAAATTTTAATGCACTTAAGGGCCACTAAAAAAAATAGGGGAGAAGTATCACTCTATGATCCCATTGGTGTAGATAAAGAGGGAAATGAAATTGCTTTGATTGATATCTTGGGAACAGATCCTGATATAGTTCCTGATGTGGTTTTAACTAATGTGGAATTTCAGCAGGTTTTGGAAAAAATTAAATATTTAAATCCCCGAGAAAAAAGGGTTTTGGAAATGCGTTTTGGTTTAAATGGCGGCTATCGTAAAACACAGCGGGAAATTGCTCAACAATTGGGTATTTCCCGTTCATATGTTTCTCGAATTGAAAAAAGAGCTTTGGAAAAGTTAATTAAGGAATTGAGAAAATAG